One window from the genome of Diospyros lotus cultivar Yz01 chromosome 11, ASM1463336v1, whole genome shotgun sequence encodes:
- the LOC127813673 gene encoding DNA repair endonuclease UVH1 gives MVQFHEHIISDLLEDPSGALVVLSGGLGLHKLIAALLLLHHPSQGTLLLLSASPSQKSSILSTLRHQNSSSQTTLDLDYPSEITSDLAAHHRLSLYSSGGAFFITARILIVDLLTARLPTSALTGLVILNAHSLSDTSTEAFIVRILRSSNQSLYIRAFSDKPHAMISGFAKAERTLKCLYLRKLHLWPRFQVFVSQDLERDPPEVVDVRVPMSAHMRVIQKAVIEAMGACLKELRKTNKVDVEDLTVENGLFKSFDEIVRRQLDPIWHTLGKKTKQLVSDLKTLRKLLDYLVRYDAVTYLKYLDSLRVSESFRSVWVFAESSYKIFEHAKKRVYHFGRLDNGKMVGQSKSLTTKKRKLDVKEKEDSLPMNTNSGVVLEEVLEEAPKWKVLCELLEEIQEEREKQASSSGVPLLEGEEGDNGIVLVACKDERSCMQLEDCIMKGSQKVMREEWEKYLLGKVKLQVLPKRNKKKAKDPKGFGILDGVIPTSPGQNAEASSINRQEHDALQAAAAEISKQANKDTVVEDETPPSVGCGRRAKGRGRGRRRKTSGSSSLSVSGDDKSDKDVAISDKTEMFSSENGGQRSKTGLFVGGCFHDGAPGVASSDKGVLRKHAKGVDAMSSINDKQLPPVYFYALESDQHILDILKPSTIVVYHPEMAFVREIETYKAENSNKKLKVYFLFYEDSIEVQKYEASIRRENGAFESLIRQKSLMMIPVDQDGGCLGPSSSVEPQSMTSQNSVTRKAGGRKEAEKEMQIIVDMREFMSSLPNVLHQKAMRIIPVTLEVGDYILSPLICVERKSIQDLFGSFTSGRLYHQVETMVRYYRIPVLLIEFSQDKSFSFQSGSDIGDDVTPNSIISKLSLLALHFPRLRIVWSRSLYATAEIFASLKANQDEPDVVKAIRVGVPSEEGIVEDDVRAENYNTSAVEFLRRLPGVTDSNYRAIMDGCESLAELAILPVEKLAELMGGQKAAKTLRDFLDAKYPVLL, from the exons ATGGTACAGTTCCATGAACACATCATCTCCGACCTTCTGGAGGACCCAAGCGGCGCCCTGGTGGTTCTCTCCGGCGGCCTCGGCCTCCACAAGCTCATCGCcgccctcctcctcctccaccacCCCTCCCAGGgcaccctcctcctcctctccgCCTCCCCCTCCCAGAAATCTTCCATTCTCTCCACCCTCCGCCATCAGAATTCTTCCTCCCAAACCACCCTCGATCTCGATTATCCCTCCGAAATCACGTCAGACCTCGCCGCCCACCACCGCCTCTCCCTCTACTCCTCCGGCGGCGCCTTCTTCATCACAGCTCGCATCCTCATCGTCGACCTCCTCACCGCTCGCCTCCCGACCTCCGCCCTCACGGGCCTCGTTATCCTCAACGCCCATTCCCTCTCCGACACCTCCACGGAGGCCTTCATCGTGCGCATTCTCCGCTCCTCCAACCAGTCTCTCTACATCCGCGCCTTCTCTGACAAACCCCACGCCATGATCTCCGGCTTCGCCAAGGCCGAGAGGACTCTGAAATGCTTGTACTTGCGGAAACTGCATCTCTGGCCGCGCTTCCAGGTGTTCGTCTCGCAGGATTTGGAGAGAGATCCGCCGGAGGTAGTGGACGTTAGGGTTCCGATGTCGGCTCACATGAGGGTTATCCAGAAGGCGGTGATTGAGGCTATGGGTGCCTGCTTGAAGGAGTTGAGGAAGACCAACAAGGTCGATGTCGAGGACTTGACTGTCGAGAATGGGTTGTTTAAGTCCTTTGATGAGATTGTGAGGCGGCAGCTTGATCCCATTTGGCATACTTTGGGGAAGAAGACAAAGCAGCTTGTCTCCGACTTGAAAACACTGCGGAAGTTGTTGGATTACCTTGTCAG GTATGATGCAGTGACTTATTTGAAGTACTTGGATTCACTGAGAGTGTCAGAGAGTTTCCGGTCCGTTTGGGTATTTGCAGAGTCAAGTTACAAGATTTTTGAGCATGCTAAGAAGCGGGTTTATCATTTTGGGAGATTGGACAATGGGAAAATGGTTGGGCAGAGTAAAAGTCTGAcgaccaaaaaaagaaaacttgatGTCAAGGAGAAAGAAG ATTCTTTGCCAATGAACACAAATAGTGGAGTAGTTTTGGAGGAAGTCTTGGAGGAGGCGCCAAAGTGGAAGGTGTTATGT GAGCTTCTTGAAGAAATACAAGAGGAAAGAGAGAAGCAAGCAAGTTCAAGTGGAGTACCTTTACTTGAAGGTGAAGAGGGTGATAATGGCATTGTTTTAGTGGCGTGCAAGGATGAACGCTCATGCATGCAGCTTGAAGATTGCATCATGAAGGGGTCACAGAAG GTTATGCGGGAAGAGTGGGAGAAGTATTTGCTGGGCAAAGTAAAGCTGCAGGTCTTGCCAAAACGTaataaaaagaaagcaaaagaccCTAAAGGTTTTGGGATACTTGATGGGGTTATTCCAACATCTCCTGGTCAGAATGCTGAAGCTAGTAGCATTAATAGGCAGGAACATGATGCTCTTCAGGCAGCAGCAGCTGAAATAAGTAAACAAGCAAATAAGGATACTGTTGTTGAGGATGAGACTCCACCTTCTGTAGGATGTGGACGGCGAGCAAAAGGAAGGGGAAGAGGAAGGCGCAGAAAAACATCTGGGAGCTCTTCACTTTCTGTGAGTGGGGATGATAAAAGTGACAAAGATGTGGCAATAAGTGATAAGACTGAAATGTTTTCTTCTGAAAATGGAGGCCAAAGAAGTAAAACTGGTCTATTTGTTGGGGGGTGTTTCCATGATGGCGCACCTGGAGTTGCTTCTTCTGACAAAGGTGTTCTTAGGAAGCATGCTAAAGGAGTTGATGCTATGTCATCTATAAATGATAAGCAGCTCCCACCAGTGTACTTTTATGCCCTGGAAAGTGACCAGCATATACTCGATATTTTAAAGCCTTCTACAATAGTCGTGTACCATCCAGAAATGGCCTTTGTCAGGGAAATTGAAACCTATAAGGCTGAAAATTccaacaaaaaattgaaagtatATTTTCTCTTCTATGAAGATTCCATTGAGGTGCAGAAATATGAGGCAAGTATACGCAGGGAAAATGGAGCATTTGAGTCCTTGATTAGGCAAAAATCATTGATGATGATACCTGTTGATCAG GATGGAGGTTGTCTGGGTCCAAGTAGTTCAGTTGAGCCCCAGTCAATGACTTCCCAAAATTCAGTAACTAGAAAAGCAGGTGGAAGAAAGGAAGCTGAGAAGGAAATGCAA ATCATAGTGGACATGAGGGAGTTCATGAGCAGCCTGCCAAATGTGCTCCACCAGAAAGCCATGCGCATAATACCAGTGACCTTAGAGGTTGGAGATTATATCCTTTCACCACTAATATGTGTGGAGAGAAAGAGTATACAAGATCTTTTTGGTAGTTTTACTTCAGGTCGCCTTTACCACCAAGTGGAAACAATGGTGCGTTATTATCGGATACCCGTTCTCTTGATTGAGTTTTCACAAGACAAAAGCTTTTCATTTCAG TCAGGTAGTGATATTGGTGATGATGTTACTCCTAATAGCATTATATCCAAACTGTCACTCCTTGCACTACATTTCCCCCGTCTGCGCATTGTGTGGTCCCGCAGTTTGTATGCTACAGCTGAGATATTTGCTTCCCTTAAAGCGAACCAGGATGAACCGGATGTGGTCAAGGCCATTAGAGTTGGCGTGCCCTCAGAGGagggtattgtggaagatgaTGTTAG AGCCGAGAATTACAACACAAGTGCTGTGGAATTCTTGAGACGGCTCCCCGGCGTGACAGATTCTAACTACAGGGCTATTATGGATGGATGTGAAAGCTTGGCAGAACTTGCAATTCTGCCCGTAGAGAAACTAGCTGAGCTCATGGGTGGCCAGAAAGCTGCCAAGACCTTGAGGGATTTCCTGGATGCCAAATATCCAGTTTTGCTCTGA